The bacterium genome segment ATGTCCGTTCCGTAGACGGACAACCACAAGGGTTGTCCCTACAGCCTAAGGACAGACCCGAATCACGGACACGGCTCACGGATTTTCCGTGTTTCATCTGTGTGCATCTGTGGCTGAACGGTTACATGGATTTCTATTTAAGGCATCGAAGTTGTTCACGAGCTTCTCTAAGAACCTGATCGGCTGGCTTGCAAACCGCTTTGCCAGACCTGATTTCCTCATCTCTGCGCTGAATTTCGGATAGCCAGGCAGACTTGATCTCGTTATCCTCTATTTCATCCAGGCTTTGGATAAGTATTTCCGCTAATTGAGCCCTTCTTTCAGGAGGCAAAGATAAGCTCTCCGATGTAACTTTCTCAAATTCTATCAGTCTTATCTCCTCACTTAACTCGTCTCTCCGGTCA includes the following:
- a CDS encoding addiction module protein → MPPERRAQLAEILIQSLDEIEDNEIKSAWLSEIQRRDEEIRSGKAVCKPADQVLREAREQLRCLK